TTCCCAGACGTTATTATTCACCTTTAGTAGGGGGGCCTCGTGTTGTGATCTCAAGGATAAATCGGGGTTCGACACGGTGTCCCTAAATCGAGATGGGTTCAATTTCCATAGGCCAATTCTCCAATATGACATCTCTTTCCGGTGAAGCTCTTCGGGTACATAGGCAACGGCGGGAGAGTGTCCTTTAGGCCTTGTTCACTCTACTAATTCGAGAAAGCAAAAAACCCGTGAACGACCACGCTAAATAATGCGCCTGCGCGGGCTCCATTCTCTCTCGGCAATGATATGCAGCGGGGAAAGCAACAAACGGTAGTGTGCGGGCGAATAGACTTAAGATActatttgaatttcaaaaaatcataGAGAAAATATATGTGAATTTGCGTATTGATATAAAGGAAAAGTCAACAGGTGTATGTCGCAAAATCTAAATTAAGCAAAAAGTAAGGACTGAGTATATTCGTCATGTTAATTACCTGTCATGCTATCAAGATGAAATTCTATTTTACTAGAGATAAATACTGAGGATGCAAGCTCCTTCCTCCTTGTGGGGGGGCCTTTTCTGACAAAATTAGTAAACGCAACAAAAAGCATGTGGAACCCAATATTAATGACTCAAGTGTCTGCGGCAGGATAATTCAGAGTAAATTTAATATGCCAACgaaaaaaatcgaattgatGACCCCACAAATAAGCAActttaaaacttgaaaaatttaataaatgttgAGCTAACCGTACCGTGAAAACATTAATAAGAAACGGTGGCTTACGTACAAATCGCTTAAAACGATTTCCTTGGAAAGATTAGAATTGGAAATGGGTTGGGTTTGCTTGTACGCTAGTAAATTACGCCGAGCGGGATTTAAATTTCCatgattaacaaaagaaaaagagcctAATCAAATTTCGATAATATATTGTATTATTATATCGATATTGGATACTCATGTCATTTCATGTTGTGATCAAACTATTTCAATTCGAtggcaaacaattttttttaccaaaaatttatcaaagatcGTCAATTCGTGTCAATTTCTAGCTGACTACATTGTATTATGGCGTGTTAGCTTTAGGTTCATGTGTCTTAGTAAACTCATATCATATTCAaaatcatgtttttcttttgttatattAGTAATTGGGATCTCACGTGCAAAACgatttatattcatttttactttttacatCACATAGtattttgattttccttttcaattaattattaaaatccaaaaaaatataggTAAGTAAATTTTGAGCATACGAGATTTTGTGAGTTCACAACTACAGGTGGCAAAAATTGGTCTAAAACCCATATATTAACTTATATTTGGCAAAATGAGTTGCCTTAAGTTATAAAAGAAGGCTTAAGCAGGTCCTAAATAGGTCATCTAACAACTtaatgggtcttaaatgagtTGATAACTAGCCCACTTctaattaatatgaaaaatataaaaacaaactcATTTATAACACATATTAGGTGAAGTTGGACTTAAGAAATGTGAGgccaatttttatatattttaatttttgttatttcttttcctttttttcttctaagtcCAACTAGCTGAACCTTGCCGACCATGGAGCCATGGAGCCAAGTCCAATGACCCTCATTGACAAGGGACAAGGGTCGTGGCTCTCGTCCAATGTAAGCAAGAgttgcaaccctcacccaaCAACCAAGGAGGTCTGTTATGGTCGGCAATGGTTAGCCTCTTATGACCGGCAAGTGTTAGCCGATTACCTTCGCTGaacttagaagaaaaaaaaggaaaaaataaaagaaaatagaaatataaaaaattaatttttttataaaaattctaaaaaccGTCTACTAGAATTCTAGAGTGAAATTTTATGGACAAATGAGTGGTTTAACatataaatattctaacacGAGCATTGACTAGCTATGGAATACTTACTATTATTAGGGCAAAAGCTACAAAAAGAACTCTAGAATATGCCCATTGgcctcaagatttttttttttttgtaatattaaaaatctcaattGTACTCATTGGAcaatttattcaaaacttatatttatgggacacatttacctcaattttttttttgtgctacaaaaaaaatctcatacttGTATCCATATGACACGTTTATTataagctcttttttttttttttttttttgctggaggAACCGCTTTGGTCAACAACCACcacgtaaacccccaggtgacgCTAGCAgatgacccaccaccccgacgccaCACGTAAATCACCTAGTAACCCGCTAGCCTCCCTCAGAGGATTGAAGCCTACCTAGCGAAGTCACCACAGCCGGTGGgacacaaaaaatcacaaatttagaTTTGCACCACACATTTATCATCTGTCAACCCTTGCCACTGCTACAGTGCTTATCATCCCGTTGTCACCATCCTTATTGTCGCCAAaccaaggaagaaaaacaaggaggaagtttaaaaaaagagagtaaaaagaTAACAAGAAACCAAAACATACACTaagtttatatatttttgcCATGTCATCACCATTTACTTTCCATCATCGATGTAGGCAAACACATAAGATTTTTAACGGCATCTACTAATGGAATTTTAATGATGGGTAAATATGCCAAACGGACATaagatttgaggttttttgtgtcacTAAAAAAAGAGAGTGAATATGTTATACGAGTACAAGTTTAGGATTAATGAtttaacaacaaaaattagGCAATTGTGTGAATGTGGGatagtttagggttttgtggttttattattattattattattattattattattattattattattattattattattattattaatctcaggaaaaataaatacaaatttaaagAGCAGGCAAGCCATACCACCAAAGGCAAAGCAATAGCAATAAATGGACCTTAGTGTGTGCTCATAACTAAAGATGGATTCGGTGCAACGGCTGATTTTGGTTTAAAGAAATATCTTATATGCTCTTTGAGCAGGTGACTCATAATATTGTTTTGATGATTCCTCTTGTTATCAATAACTCATTTTGTGTTGAAGTTCTCTTGGATTTGTCTTGATTAGCAGTTAGattgcaatattttttgtttgtatttccATGGAAATGAATTACtttgacagaaaaaaaaaatcataaaacttgtcaaatttgtacaATTAAGTTATTCTATTAACTCTAATAACAAAAATGTTAGCGTAActtttttaagtattttctcTATTCGACGTGGTGATGCCTTagctaaaatatgaaatttaaagtTAAAATGACTAGTTTTGaccaaaatattatttttaataagtatttatttaaatttaatgaaaaaccaagctaaatttttatttacaaaaaaagaaggaagaagaaggaaaatagcAAGGGCTAATCCACCCCACTATTGCGAAAAAGGCCGACAATGGTTGGGGATGGCGGCCAATGGTCGGCGATGGTTGTAGCCCTCCCCAAATTCGAGTGAAGGTCAccgaccctcacctagatctggccGAGGGCCACTATTGGTGCAACCTTGCTCATGTCTAGGGGAGGAATTTGGGAGAGCTTATCGGTTCTTGTTTGCAATCAATGAAGGTTGCTGGCTACTAGGGGCCCAATGATCGTCGCTTATTGTTGATCGGCCATCCACAACAATTGCTGCTTCAGGCGATGGTGGAGCGGTGATCACGATGGCCAGGCGCCCTTGCCAGTTTGCCTTTCCCCCTATgttcccattttttttaaattttttgatgtaacttatttttttcatttaatttaaatattctacttattaaaaattagattttggcTAAAATAATGCATTTTAACCTTAAATTTCATGTTTTAGCCGCATGATTGTCACataggagaaagaaaatattttttcaaaaaattacatTGGAATGTTATGTCAATCAAGTTGGACCGAGTTATCGAAAATGTTGATTataccaatttgataagttttatgatttaattacactttttataacttttagatttcaattatatttttatgaaaaattttaagatttttaatacaCTTATCCCTCATTattgttagagaaaatttcaaatattagcttgaagtgtcattattttctcaaataatggcccgaaatgaatattatttcaaataaaggcttgaagtaACCAAATCGTCTTAAATAATGGTCTGAAGTTgaacttattttaaataagggcctaaatAGCCATATTAGTTTAAAAAATAGTCTAATCTCTTAGATcgaagggcatttttgtcttttaactcaatttttttcctatttatttcttttttccttcttccttgtcCCCTTCCCTCCATGACCATGGTGCAAGTTATTGGACTCAGGCAAGGAGAGCCCCCATCGGTGTCGAGCAAGGGCTGCCATTGTTGAATCTAGCAAGGGTCGCCTGACACCAATGAGGCCGGCCCTCACTTGAGGTGGGCGACCTTTGTTCACCGTCAATGGCGATAGTTAagggagggaagaggaaaataggaaaaaagaaagaaaaaaatcaaaaattacaaaaatatagTTACAAATTTTAATGACCAAAATATCATTCTTTAATGGTCGGAATAGTCACCGACCAGCTAAAGACCTTCATTCAAGACAATATAGCCACTTCAAatcttatttgaaatgatttgatcACTTTTAACTctaatttgaaataagattcattTCGAGATTTTAGTTGAGAAAATAAGAGCATTTGAAATGTGGACgacaaatgaataaaaatataaagagcAGGCGAGCATTTCCGCGTCTAGACGCGTAGTAAAgccaatttctcaattttcctttttaacgcccatcattattttctccaataatttcacataaaaataagagaaatcGAAACCCAGCTCGTCGGTGATGATCCTCGACCCCCGTCGCATTTCAGATCTGCCAATCCCCACTGCGGACTGAAATAATTTCACATCCCCACTTCCGCCaacacgaagaagaagaagaagaagaagaagaagaagatcgatCTCCCTCTCGGCGTCGATCCCTCGCCTCCGCAGATCTGAGCGCGCCCCCGTCTCATGGCGCGCTTCCCGCTCGCGATCCTCGCGATCCTCGTCTCGCCGTTGCTGTTCTCCGCCGTAGCCTTCTCCAAAACCCTCAAGCGCGACGGTAAAAGCCCGATCGCCGGTGGTTGATTCCCGCGCGATCTCTCGCTTCAGATTTTCCGCTTTTGTCCTCCTCTGTTATCCCCTCGCCGGCGCTTGGATTTGGCCGGTCTTTCGTTCGTTCCTCTCTAGTTGAAGTTAGCTAAAATTGGGATGTTTTGGGAGTAGAGCCGAGGGTCATTCCTCCTGCTTGATTGATTGCCTGTTGTGTTTTCTTTGCGGACTTCTCAAATACTGcgaatgctttttttttttaagaaaaaaaaaattaacgcGGTGCTTCGCTTGAAATGTGGTTGCAGTGAAGGCATTGAACGAGATTAAGGCGTCGCTCGGGTGGAGGGTAGTGTACTCGTGGGTCGGGGATGATCCGTGCGGCGACGGCGATCTTCCACCTTGGTCTGGCGTGACGTGCTCCTCCCAGGGAGACTATAGGGTCGTGACCGAATTGTAAGCTTACGATTGTTCTCCATTTGGGATTTCCTGTGAATTGGCCGTTAGTGGGTTCTGTTGATGTCATTTTTGTGGTTCGAAGTATATGCTTCGCCATTTGCGTGATCAGATAGATTGGTTTGATTCATGTCTATATGTTGGACTCGACTGGTTTTTTCCTACAGGGAGGTCTATGCAGTCTCGATAGTAGGGCCTTTTCCAACAGCTGTTACTAATTTGCTGGATCTGACTAGCCTGTAAGTTCCTGTGTGTCATTGCTGCTTCTTTCGGTCATGAGTTTAGTTCACTAAACGTGTAACGTGTGAATTTGTACCATGATCCAAGATACTAAAGTGCTGAAATTATGATGACTTTGGTTTCCTATTAAAATTGCACCAGTGCATACATTTGTTGTTCCACAGTTCCACTTATAAATTACTATATCTTAAACAACATATGAGGAGACTAGAGTCTTTTCTGAAAAAAACAGTGTTAAGTCCTTGACTTTTCTGTGTCCTAATTGCACAGCATAATTAGGTTATCTATTATCATATTATCAACTGATATGTCTGTCTCCACCGGCAGGGATCTCCATAACAACAAATTGACTGGACCTATTCCTCCTCAGATTGGACGGTTAAAGCGTCTCAAAATACTGTAAGATTGTTGGCTTATGGATGAATAATTCCTCATTTTTGCTTTGCTTCAATGCTGCAGCAAATTTTGTAATGTTGTTTGGCTCGATATAGTAGAACATCATGTCCAGTGAGCATCAGTGGACTACCTGTTGAGGTTTTAAGGCCTTATGACTGCCATATGATAATTTTCACAGGAAACTGCCTTCCTTGGGTTTTTTTAATGCACTGGTCACTGTATATTGTATCCATGCCTTTAAGTGATTTCACTGAATCTCTGTTATGTTGCCAGCAACTTGCGATGGAATAAGCTGCAAGATGTGATTCCTCCAGAGATTGGTGAATTGAAGAGTCTGACGCATTTGTAAGTTATTTCTCCTCTGTGACTATGAGTAAAATGATTATGTTGTACCCTGCAAGGTGATAgtggattgttttaacaaggGCACTTCACTTTGTGCTACTTCTTACCTTCCTATGTGCCTGACAAGCCAAAGTTTCTGCAGATATCTTAGCTTCAATAACTTTAAGGGGGAAATTCCTGCGGAGCTTGCTAATCTTCCTGAACTTCGATATCTCTATCTGCAAGAGAACCGTTTGGCGGGACGAATTCCGCCAGGATTATGCAACTTGCCAAATCTGCGTCACctgtaaatttttcttttcattagaaaatcttttaatagAGCACTAATTTTATTCTTACTTGTTATTAATCCCATTGCTAAATTTTGCTTCCATAGGGATGTTGGTAACAATCATTTGGTAGGTACTTTGAGGGAACTGACACGAAATGAAGGCTGCTTTCCAGCTTTGAGGAACTTGTAAGTACAATTGCTGGCAAGTTTGTAGTTATTAACTGTGGAAGCTTGGTATGATTTTGCTTTTAACAAACTCATTCCATGTGAAATTCTGAATATGACAGTTATCTGAATAACAACTATTTTACTGGAGGTATTCCAGCACAACTTGCTAATGTCACCAACTTGGAAATCTTGTAAGTATCATTTGGCGCCTCTCattgttgttgttttctttttatatgcGTAAACATCTAAAATACCCATCAGTCCATATCATGCTGTTTTGGATCTACTTTTCTTACCCTAAGTCTGTCATGGCATTGATTGCTCTGTCAATTGCAGGTATTTGTCCTACAACAAAATGTCAGGAATTATACCAACCGAAATTGCTCGTATTCCTAAACTAACATTCTTGTAAGTTGCCTTTTCCGTACTTATAACGCTTTGGATTCCCAGGAGGATTCATTTAAAAAAGGATTATAATCATGACTAGTCAGTTTTGTATGTGGATATGCATTATATTTAGAACACTAGTCATTTCTTTGGCAATATTAGTAGTAGTACTGTAAAGCAATGTCGTTTAGACACATGAATGGTGTATACAATAGCTGTATATGATGTAGGTAATGGAACTTTGTCAGTGAAGAGAAACTGTTTTAGTGTATCAGAGACATGAAAGAACAGAGAGTAAAAGAAAGACTATCAATATTATGTAATATAAATGTCATTTACGCTCAATCCCATTATCATGTTGGATGTCTAATGGTTTgcctttttaataatatttcctGGAATGCTTTTGCTTAATGAATAGTCGAAGTAAAGAGCCAATGAACCTTTCCTCTTGTTGAGGTTGACTTCTCGGTTGTCTTCTATATACACCATTTGACTTGTTTTTGGTATGTAAGGATTTTTGAGCTTTaactttgtcattttcttctaatTATATCCATGTGTGAGCATGATTGCCATCTTATCATGAGCTAACTAAaacaatgacatttttttttttttactttaatctATTTACAACTTTTTCATGTCGAGTTTCTTTGTTGATCTCAGATATTTGGATCACAATCAATTTTCCGGAAGAATTCCTGATGCTTTCTACAAACACCCATTCTTGAAAGAAATGTGAGTCCCTTTTTGCACGTGATCGGAATCTCTCATTTGCTCGATGCCCTCCAACTTTGCGACTCCTGGCACTAATTTTATGATTATCTGCATGTTGTGCAGGTACATCGAAGGGAACTCATTCCGACCAGGTGTAAAGCCAATCGGAGTTCATAGAGTCCTTGAACTTTCTGACTCAGAATTTCTGTTTTAGTTGAAGAGAACGACGAGCTTTTGATTACATAGGATCGTGTCAATAGATGGGGAAAACTAGTATGATTAGTTGATGCAAGCCAAATGGTAATGCTCGGTATGCAATATTTTTGTGCAATAGGGTTATTGATTTTGTTCATATAGCTGAAGCGACGCCAATCATCATCTTCAATTGTCATTATCTTTTGAGGTGGGGAACTTGCGATGTATTTTATCAGTCCAATCCAGTATCATCATTTGAAGTGATCGAGACATTGTACTTAGAGCTACCAGTGAAAGAACTTGTCGATGTTACTACTCCCAAGTGGTTAACTAAGTTTGggagaaaattataaaaaaaaggtcttgaatttattgtaattgtgttaattcagatttaaatttatttttttggccaattaagtcttaaattttatgcaattgtACCAGTTCAATCTATTTGTTCAAATTTGGTTGGTGGCGTGGCAATCAGTCGGTGCTggagacaatttttttaatattattttatattttcaagttattttataataaaaaattatctctttttcctttttttccccctcttccCTCCTCCCTTTAGCTTCAACAATTGGCCAGAGGCGAAGGCTAGCCAGTCACCGAATTGAGGTGGCCAAGCGAGCTTGCCTCATTATCGCTTGGCGAGGTTAAGTTTACCTAGCCATTGGTAAAGCAAGTCCTCACCAAATTCAATGGGGACTCACCATGCCAAACCTAGCAATGGTGAGGTGCCCTTtcctagatctggcaagggcttgTCTTGCGATTGCGGGGTGAGCCTATCGATTGGCTAAGGGCCTTTGCCAAATCAATAGGGGCTTGCTTGGGACAACGAGGTGAGCTCACTTGGTCACCTCAATCCAATGATTGGCTAACCCTCCCCTCTAGCCAATCGTCGGACCAAGGCGAGCCCTTGCTAGATTCGGCAAGGACTCACCTTGCCAAACCCAATGACAGCAAGGCGAGCTCACCCAATTGCCTTAGTTCGGCAAGTAGCCAATCCTCCCTTTGGCTGGtcgcaagaaaaaaaaatacagagaagaaaaaaatgataaaaaaattaataaaataatttggaaaaataaaatattacttaaaaaattgtTGCCGATGCGGCTCATTAAATTTGAccgaattgattgaattgacaaaattacaaaatgattgagactcaattgataaaaaaaaaaaaaaaatttatgatttagggatttttttttgaaaatttggtcTCAACTTCTCttcactttttattattataattaagaTTCAGGAAATCAGCTTTGTTTAAACTTCCAGTTTACTGCAGCGCGAGCCGATGAGGTGTCGCGCACACCGTATCCTACAAATGCCTGTGACATTTGGGAATCGCtgaaaaatatattgacatTGAACTGTTAAGAGGGTGGTTGTGTGTCTCTACCCAGCAGATATACTGAAAATGGGCGCATCTCGTGTGGCAAGAAAGCATCGTTTTTGTGATCTCGTAGCACAAAGGTTAGACAAAAGGAATGAACCGGTCACGCCATTTTTTGAGGGTGTGCATTGGggaaagtttaaaaaattgcaaacaaaGCGAGAAGTACCACTAATTGTCATCTCCAGATCCATAATGGGAGTTTTATTAGAAAAGCACCTACAGATAGGTAAAAGATTCTATGCCCAAGAGCACACATTTATTCCTATATTTTCGCAAATTAGTTTTCCAGATTTTCAACGTGTTTGACTTGTTGAAAAACATCAGTAAATaaagttagaaaaataaatttaaagtaaaacattttccttaaacggtgatttttcttgaaataatcgCACCATTAGTTTTCATCCTATATCACGTCGCTTCGCTACCAGGTTTTGAGCCTTTGCGTGTTTATCTAAGGATGACTgtattcaataattaatttattagtAAAGAGAATCTAACGTCCAAGCTTTCATAGCTCAGTTGGTTAGAGCACCCGTTTAGTAAGCGGGAGGTCTTGAGTTCGACTCTCAATGAAAGcacaatttcttttctctttttgtttttgggagaAAAACTGATGCCGGAAAACAGATACACGTtgacataaattaaattaagaaaCAGATACACGTTGACATAAATTGAATTAAGAAAAGGGATAAAGATTGAAATATCTCGAAATACCTTTTTTAGACAAACTAATGTGAAAGaacaatatatttttaaaatcactATAAACAATCTAATGCCTAAAATCTTCTTATCTCTACATATTGAcactttaatttaaaaaaagaatcacAATATGGCACACATATAGAAATTCGTCATCTAATTACCTATTCAATCAAGTTTCAACATATTGAATTTAATTCCTATGACAATTTCTGATGATTGTTTGCTTTCAA
The nucleotide sequence above comes from Eucalyptus grandis isolate ANBG69807.140 chromosome 2, ASM1654582v1, whole genome shotgun sequence. Encoded proteins:
- the LOC120289247 gene encoding probable leucine-rich repeat receptor-like protein kinase At1g35710, whose translation is MARFPLAILAILVSPLLFSAVAFSKTLKRDVKALNEIKASLGWRVVYSWVGDDPCGDGDLPPWSGVTCSSQGDYRVVTELEVYAVSIVGPFPTAVTNLLDLTSLDLHNNKLTGPIPPQIGRLKRLKILNLRWNKLQDVIPPEIGELKSLTHLYLSFNNFKGEIPAELANLPELRYLYLQENRLAGRIPPGLCNLPNLRHLDVGNNHLVGTLRELTRNEGCFPALRNFYLNNNYFTGGIPAQLANVTNLEILYLSYNKMSGIIPTEIARIPKLTFLYLDHNQFSGRIPDAFYKHPFLKEMYIEGNSFRPGVKPIGVHRVLELSDSEFLF